TATCAGCTGTGGACAGAGGAAAAGACCTTCCTAGAGTCCTTTATCCCCACTTCAGGCTTCTCACACAGGATGGAAAACTACAGTATAATCCGGAGCAGTAAGAGCTTGCCAGCACCAGTCACCTTAAAACGGTCACTAGAGAGAAACAAACATTGTATGGAGAGTGGACTGTGCAGCAGGCATGAGGGATGGCACGGCCAGGCTGCCTGAGCCAAGTGAAGTCCAGatgtaagaaaggaaaggaaaggaagtgtcCGACGTGTGCAGGGTGCACCCAGCCAGGCAAGGTGGGGTCCCAAAAAAGGGGCCCCCTGAGCACAGAGCTAGCAGTGTGCTAAGGCAGGTTATACAGTATATTTTGAATGACGCTTTTACATGGCCATTTTAAAGCCAGAGTCATTTTGACAAAGCCTGAAAAATCTTTACTCTTAGCCCTTTTTCCATTTCCAGTTCATCCTTTCCTGGGCTGTCTCACCCACTGGGCAGGGGACAAAGCCAGATTGCCTGAAATGGGGAGAGGCTCTTCCAGATTTCTCTAGTCCtggtttttctttcaaatggtGAAGTGGGAGATAAAAAACTAGGCCAGGCATATCAAAGCCTCCGAACAAAAGCTAAGGGGAGGTTTTAtttgggtgtgggggaggggagagaggctgggaTCCTGGTGCCCACGTTTCCTTGACAAGTCATTTCTGCAGCACCGCAGGAGGCAGGGTGCAGGAACAAAAAGTGGGCGGGTTTCCCCAGCTTGGCACTAGGGGGCTCTGAAGCACAGCACCTCTGTCCTAAGGGGAAAGCTGCACTTGTCCAGACAGGAAGACTTGGGAGGAGATGCCCTTTGATGCCACCTGTTAAAATCCTTTCTCGTTCACAGACGGTGCTGGGAACTGGGTCCTGCCATAGTTCAAAAGGGGAAACTGCATGCCAAGATGGAGCTGGGGCATTCTTATTGTGTTCTCTAGTCTTGGTCAGTTCAGCCCCTCAGAGTCAAAGCTTTGTGTGTCCCAAGGGAAAACCAGATCCGAATGGCTGACTTGGGAAACCCAACCAAGAGCTGTTTATCCTGTGTGTTCCCCCTGCGCAAATGTAGAACCAACAGCTAGTTAACACTGATAACTAACATTTTCCTGGACACTTAACCACACACCAGGCTGTATTCTTAGGTCCCCCGTATGTGCGCACCTCCTTTAATCCTGAATTAGGCAGCATGAGAAACCCACTGGAAGCTACCCTGAGACTGGCAGCACAGGGCAAAGCACCGGAGGACGGCAGCACCGGAAACTTCAGCCCGGGGGACTCGGGTTGAAAAGCCTTTTCTTCTTGTTATATAAATAAGTTAGATATAACTTACTAAGTTAcatacatgtctaatcactatcttgtacacctgaaactaatataatgtattcacctgtaattgaaaaaaaattttaatgaaaacaaaaagcatttccGACATACCTCAGCCAGGGCGTGTCCTGAAGGACCTGACACCCCGAAGGACAAGCAAGCTTCAGTCTCCTCTGTCCTATCAGTCAGCAAGCCCACAGTTTCCAGCCTGTCAAGTATCATTACCATGTGTCTCAAGGGGGCAGACCTGTACAGCACCAAGAAACACTTCAGTTTTCAGTTAGTACCCACATTGCAGGGAGGAGCAGTTACTGCCTGGATTAGGGCAGAAGCAGCCACGGTGGGTTCCAGTATGGAAGCTACTCGGTAGCCACCTAGCGACTCAGCCACAGGTGACCCTGGCCCACCTGGCTCCAGTGCTGCCCCACTCTGCGTGGCCGACCTGGCCCGGGCCTGCTCCGCCTTTACGCCTTTCTCCTTCAGGACCATCACCACACAGCCCTCACTCATCAAGCCCCATGTGCCTCCCCTGGAACATCGGCCGCAGCCCGCAGCTTACACACGCTGCAAGGTGTTTAGGCGAGGACTTGATTTCAAGCCGCCTAGTTTTTAGATGCTCCACAGCAGCTTTCTGGGGTGCGATACCTCCCAGCCCACCCTCTCCCCAAGCAGTACACGACCACAGGCCTGAATACATCCTCTGAACAATTAACTAATTATGCCAGGATAAGCTGTAGGAATGTCCTAGATAATACCTCGTCCAACAGGATATACAGTCAGTGTTAGGCAGGTGACAAAATCAAAATTGTTATGGGTTGCACAAATGTAAGCTCGTAATGGTCAAGATGGTCTCTTAAAGGGCAGAAAGAAaattctctccccttccccaaaacaattcaaaaagagtttttaatccttacaactcaATTTACAACATCCTTCTTTGTTACTTcataagaggaggaaaaaaaatctgtaaaactcAGGTCCCATTTAAGATGcatgtttttattgaaattaaaaaaaaaattttgtaaccaGACAGAAAGAATAAAGTAGACAAGAATGTTATAATCTGACTATATAATATTCTCTCATTCTTGGTGGATCACTAAAATATAACAAAGGATTGTTCTctatactataattttaaagtCCAGTTAAACCATTATTTGGTATCTTTTCAACAGGTTAACCTCTTAACTATTTAGAGTTTCTTCTCGAAACATTCATATATTATACAGGAAACATTCATAGTTTATTTGGGAAACATTCATAGTTTATACAGGATGtacaaatttgagaaaataaaaaaaactcacaaCTGTAGCCGCAACACTATTCTAGCTGCGTTGTGATTACGTTGCTCAGTCAGCGTCCACTACACACAACTGGATTTGAATGGTGTTATTTACAGAGGGACCCATAGCACTCATGTAAGGTAAAGACGCTCGGGTTTAATGTGCACTTTCACAGCCCTATGAAAAACACAACCATTATATACACTGTAAACACCACAGGGCATGAAATCCATCTCCAACCACAAACATCAATCTCACAGGATCAAGCATACGAGGTCTAGGTAAGGTGCCTGCCTTTTCCTTTGTAAGCATACTTTGCATCCAAGAGAGCTGCTATTCTTTTCATAGGACACTGTTCACTTATTTCAAATATGGTGCCAGTGCTCAAAACATTTCTGGAACCCATTTTGGGGATCGCCTGCACAGTCTTCTGAACGTCCTTGATGGTGACAAGTCTTCATCCTTTGAGGACGGATTTGATTTGGGAAAACAGGCATGATTATTCACGGCCAAGTGAAACCAACTGTGGGCTGCCACCCGGATCAAACATGGGGCGCCGCTGTAAGAGACCAGTCTTCCTGTGCAGCATGTGAATGAAACGCCTGAGCAGGGGCAGTCCCGCCAGGTAAGTACAGATCCTCCTGCTGTGACAACTCGGAGGGCAGCAACACTCACGTGAACGGTATGTCTAGGTGGTGGTTTGCAGTTTCAAAAATGAGTCATCTCGTCTCGCCTCTCACAGACTTTAGTATTCCTCTTCAGTTTCAGTCCCTTTCGTTTTCTTATGGATTGCCCGATTGAAGCTGTGGCAAGCAGGGACCCAGTGATTGTCGTGAAGCCCCAGCTTACAGCCAGGGAAGCCCTTCTGAGACCGGTGGCAGCACATCCAGTATCCCGGCCCGTAGGGCAATGCCTGGCAATAGGGCTTGGGGTGCCACCGGCACAAGGACACATCCCccttcacatattttttcttgCACTGCTTGCAAGGATCCTCTCTATACCGTGGATCTCGAACCCAGCGAGAATCTGCTGGCCTGATGTTGTAGTATTCAATGATAAACTTGAAATAGCAGCAGGTACATTTAAGAGCCACTAAACTCTTGGTGGGAAGTAACCTGAAGATTTTCACCATAATGTGGTGGGGGAGGAAAGCCATGTACTGCTGAGGCTCCAAAAGCTGCTGGATTTTAAACCTGGTCTCTAGAAAGTCATGAGACACCTGCTTCTTCCAACTGGATGCCTCAAGCACCGGCAATGTACTTTCCACAGGAGAGGCTGGCAGGACAAATGCATCAGCTGAAACATGTTTTTCCTCAGATGCACGGCCACCCTCAGCAGCATCTTCAAGCGGGTTGTCCTGGGAAGACTCTTTTATTGTGCTTTCATTCAACTGGGAACAGTCCGACTGGTGCTGACCAGGCTGCAGAAAAAACAGCATCCCTGGAAGTGGGTCTTCACAGGACTTCAAACTACAAGGCTGGTCTTTCTCTACCGTGGACACAGTGATACTAACGCACACggattcttttcttctctgatcaGGATTACGGCTCGTGAGTGGCACCAGCTGTCTACTCATACAATCAACGGCATCTGTGGGCAACTCAATGGCTTGGGGACACGTGCGAGGAGGAAAGGGTGACTCAACAAGTTCCTCTGTCATTTCCACATCATATCtattgctgtttttcacagcagttTGCTGATCTGGCTCTAATGCTGCACTGTCCCTGTGGAAACTCACACCAGCTGGCAAAGAGGGACAGCCCCGAGGAGCGCTGTCCCAGGCCTGGCCCCCCGTAAGAGAACAGTTGTCAGCTCTTGAGGGACCACAGTCCACAGATACAGACCCCACGGGATTCACCTGAGTGTCAGATGCCTCCAAGGCGCTTTTGTTTGCTTTGCCTTCATCAGCCTGAGTGCCATTCGCAAGCAACACCCGGCCTACATTTCGACGGAAGCTGTTATTCCTCGAGAGGCTCCCAGGTTCACGCTGGCTCTGCCGCTTCAGACACTCAGACTCCAGCCTGGCTACCATGTCGAGGACACGGACTGGCTCATTCTGTGGTTCACCCACCTCAGGATTTCCCCTTTCCGTGGGTTCTTCACAAGCTCCTGGGGCAGAGAAGGGCTCGGAGGCTGGGGGCACACCTTTGGATTGCCCAGAAAACCTCACCATGCCAGGTGAGTTAGAGCAGTTTTTTGCACAACTGGCTAGCAGAGCACTGGCTCTTTGCTCAAGGAAGGCAACCATCTGTACGACCGACAGGGGCCTCCCAGCATACACGCTGTCCCCACTGTCACCCACATAATGCACAGAACAGTGCTCAATGCCACACGCAAAAGGCTCGGGCTGGTAGCACCTGCTGTTGACTTCCCTCATCCTTTCTAATTGTATCTTGGCTTTTTTAAGATcccctgatttttttctcctttttgtagCTCTCCCATCAATATCCCAggagctttttattttcatagatcCTATCCTATTGCTACACTGGTGGGCTGCAAAGAATGCAATTTTCTCCCTGGTATTTCCCGGTTTCACCACAGCCCAGATATCAAGCGGCCCTTCTCCTTCTTCACCCTGGTGGATTGTCGCAGATGGTGCATTCTTCTTGGTTTTAACATTCAAGCTGTTCTCTACAGGACTCTTCCCACTCATACTGCACAGAACATTTGGAGAAAGGATCCCAAAAGGCTTTCGAGATGATGCTTTACCAGGAGAGGCGGAAGGAAAGGCAGTGGGTTTCATGTAGCTAGCTTTACATTTTTCATGCTTTAGGGCCTCTTGGTGGCTCGTAGGAGTTCTCAGAGTTTCCTTGCTGACTTCCAGAGGTTGCACTTTCTTCTGGAGTTTCCAATATGGCTTTAGGTGCATAACAGAGTCtctacagaaaagaaatacacatttcatTATGATACCgattttgtttttaggaaaagtttttttttttttaaacttaacttCAGATGGTTTTAGCaagtaatagaaatattttctagcAATTCACTAAATCTTTACCAACTTGCCATTTCAGCTAGTTTTAAATGTACAGAtcaagaataacaaaaacaaaataactactTTCCATGGTATACAGGCCGAAAAATTGAATTTCAGACTCAGTGAACAGACTGAATTTCAGAAAACTGACATTAGTTAACATTCTATACGTAAAATTGgtcttttaaatgtaaagaaatttgaACTGACCAAAAATATCCCAGTAAGTAAAAGGCacagtatagaaggaaaatagaaaaggaactTGTCCAGAATCCCTAGTGGATTAACACTATTTCTAAGTAATCACAACAAACATTTTATTGGTTGCAAAAGTCTTATCAAAAGCGTTATATTGCTCCCTAAGGTATTTCCATACTGTTGAATATTTAGATGTTTGTAATTTTTCACCTGTTTGCTTATGTACTTTGCCCACCTATTAGTCTTGATTTTCTAAATAATCCATTTGTATCATAAGCTCTCGTCAATTTTTCTGCAAATATCATAAATCAAATCTAGAACCCACAATCCTTAGTAATTCCAAAAACCATTTTGAACTAGTTCAAAAGAAGTACCTTGTTTTGTTCCCAGACCTGAGGTAGAGATGGAAGCTACTTTTTAAACTCATACAGAAAGCTGATTACATGAGAGATCTGTTTTAGTCCTCGCCGTGTCACTAACCAGACAGGGAGATTTCACTTTGCacaagtcacttcctctctgaCTGGGAGTTGAAATGTTAATTAAAGGGTTGGAATACAAGATTATCTATATAATGATCTCATCAATTTCTATGTCAAATAGCCCACGGCTACACAGAGCACCCTGAGGAAAAAGTGCTTTGTAGAGAAGCCTGGCCTCCTGCAAAAGAAACCTGCAGACCTAAATAAACTTCTGCAGGCTCGGGCTGGTGGGAGTGAGGCATGAGCCCCACGGTCTGAGCACAGGGAGTGTTACCTACTCTCATTCATGGGGACCCCAAGTGAACACATACACAGGGGGCAACTCAGCAGTCCTCTCCTTCGCGCCCTAGCATTTCCCGAGTGCCTGCACTGTGGCAGCCTCCGTGGTAAATGCTTTCAGACAATAGTTGTAATCGTCAAGAATGAAAGTGGTCATCCAGAACAAGTTTACCTTTCATTTCAACTTTTAATTCTGAGAGTCCAGCCTcagttaaaagaagaaataagggtACGAATATCTTCTAGCTACTTAGGTAAAGAGAAATCTTGCATTTAAGCACACAAGGTACCTTTGGAAAGATATCCCTGAAATATATCAGATTAGTTTGTTTCTGATCTTTGGCAATTTAGATCCTAAATCTGTAAAGCTCTTCCCCTTTTAAGcattataaaatttttagttttctatctttatattctataatttagtctTATAAACAGAACCACCCAGAATTCTTCAAGAACAAGAGGAAGATATATGAATACAATAGGTAAATGAATAAAAGGGGCACATCTAGTGTGTATCTGTctcaataattttgtttttcaaatcctATGTAATGAGAGAAATGGAGGCTGCTGAAAACTCCACTCAGTTCTCACATAATGATCTCATTACAGAATGTCTGTGAATAAACTTGAACTTCAGCAGTATGTGTGCCATTCGGCACTGCACAGCatgttctctttgctttcctcCCACACACATTATTTTAGGTGCTAAACTGATAGGCAGGAACATTAAGAAGAAACTGATGTGATCACAGAAGGCTTCTGTTTGCATTTATTAACCTGTAAAGTCAGCTCAAATGACACATTCCTAATGGATCAGCTTTTAGCACGATTAAAATAGGAGATGATCCCAGGGAACAGAAGTGAGAGAAGGGAAGGACAACAGGGAAGGAGACTAGCCAAGCAGGGTGACTGCTGGAGGGTGAGGGACCATTCTGTGGGTCCCCTGAAGGAGGCAGAACATTTAGACTCACATTCCCAACTGGCTGAAGGCTACCTGGGCTATTAACCGCTTCCCTTCCTTTGCTGGTCTTGAGGGCCtcagacagaaaatagaaatgtacTGGCAAGACGGAGAGTAAGTAAGATACGGCCGAACTCTGAGTTCTGGTTGAAATCAGTGGTGGACCACATGGATATAAGCAGGGCACCAGGGACTTCTGCACAAATCCATAAAATAGAAACTTTACATCTCTCTCTAACAGATTATACCAGATGGTGGcgctttccccacccccacctaacTCCCTGAACAGGCACTGCAGAAAGCTCCAGCCAGGTTTCCATGGTTGCTAACACTTCAtctcaattgtatttttaaagttcgTCATAATAAAGTCCTGCTctcttgaaattaaataaaatgcacCTACCTACAATTGAGTGTTCCTTAGATGCTCAGAAATGTCCCTGTGAAAATTTAAGATCCTTGGgcccactgaatcagaatttctgggattGGGCCGAGAATCTGTTTTTATCCTTAGAGTTCATTTGGAAGGAACTTTAAAGGTCATGTGTTAGATCTGACGTAAGAGTGTCAGTGGGACCCTGGACCTGGGCGGGGCTGACATAGCCCGGCTACCTCTACAGGCTGAGGGGGAACTGCCCGAGAAAAGGCCAAGCTGACCTGCCATACTGAAGCGTTTATTCTAACAGCTCGATGAAGACAGACCTCTTCTGGATAATCTCTTTCAAACAGAAAACGCTAATGGCCTTTTTGTTGTCAAACTTCCTCTTCCACTCCAACTCCTCTGTTTCTTTGAAACTCTTTCCCAGCTCTCTTCTCTTCCCGGGCCCTTCAACATCTGTGTTCCtcagtgttctttgtttttctagatcATTATTACTCTTAAGCCATAAATCTAAGTGATCTCACAGTTTTAACGACCACACACTGACGACTCTCCAGTGGTGTGTTCTCCCAAACTTCATATCCTGTTGCCTGCCTAGTAGCCATCCTCACCCGGATGTCAAAAAGAATCTCAAAAATCAGTACAACTAGTGAATGATACCATCAAGTACCTGGTCAACCATGCCAGAAAGTTGAGTCATTTAGACGTAGAGTTAAGTACGTCTGACCCCCACATCCAATCACCAAGTCACTAATATGTTCCCTCTTCTTCATCCCCAGCACAACcaccctaccgtgtttccccgaaaataagaccgggtcttacattaatttttgctccaaaagacgcattatgtTTATGTTCAaaagggcttatgttcaggggatgccctcctgaaaaatcatgctagggcttattttctggttaggtctttctttcggggaaacatggtagtttaaGCAGCCGTCTCCTCTCTGCTACCCTGCTGGTACCTACAGGAAAGCCTACCCTCTTCATCCATGCAACGCCAGGCGGTGGGGCCCACCTGTCAGCCTGTCAGCATCACTCCTGCTGTGCCTGCCACCATACTGCACACTTAGCAAGCTTGTTCACAGAATCATTAGCACAGGGCCAGGTGGAGGAAGGCCAGTCACATCACTTAAGATACAGATGTTAAGGCAGCCAGAACCATAAAACTCACATAACagctttaaaatgtgttcttattAACTGCCACCCATTTCCTTCTATCCATTTATTAtcagaaatttattaaaactctGGGCTGGGTATTACTGGTGCAATTATGAATAAGACATAACCTCCTGCCTCTGAGAAGACAGAAAAGTACACAGGCAATTACGAGAATGTGATACATGTTGTAAGGGTAGTACTGGTGCTGGGAGAGCGGGGAGGACCCGTGGGGGTTAGAGAAGGAAGGGGTGTATGGAGGGAGCAGGGGAACCACCAGCAGCACCGAGCTCCATCCTGAGGGTGCAGAAATAGGCCAGAGAAGCCCTGACTGTAAGCTAAGCtctgaaggaagagaaatgaagtcCTAAGGGGTTCAAAATTAGCGGTGCTTTTGGGAAACTGGGGTAGGGGACAAATAATCAGAGTCCAAGCTAAGGTGCCATAAGTGGAAAGATGACAAGGAAATGGATTAGTACGAAAGAACGGGCAAGATTCTAGCTGCTAATTATAAATGGAGGGTGCGGGAGAGGACACAGGTCCTCATCGTATGGCTTCAGCAACTGGATGAAGAGTGGTACGATACCTTCTAGTGAGATGGTGGCAAAGGGAGCTGAGCAGATTTGGAGCAGGGGAAGCCAAGGTcaattgagttttaaaaaatgttgcctGCAAGATAGAGCTATCTAGTAAGCAGGCTGACACAGGTCTGGCCAAGAGaataggaagaaaggaacaagaaagttgccatggaaacattttaataagaaaaaggtTTCTGGATAGAGACTACAAATGTCTTTTCCCAAAATTTTCATATTACCTATGTTACTGTTgtaatcagagaaaataaaatacataaaaggaagGTCACTTTTAGACCCTACAGCGAGGCCAAATAAATAATTGTGTCCAGGTCCTGATGGAGATCCCTGCTGACCCCACTGCACTGGGGGAGTGGTTCATGATGGAGGACTGACTGAAGGTGAGAAAGTGGACCTGAGCAACTCTGTCACGAAGATAGTGGAGAGAgcctttgtatatatatacctgtCACCTTAAATCCTTTCCAGGAATAAGGTGAGATACAACCATCCATCAATTAAAACCTGAACAACTTTCCTCCCGTAGAAGCCAAAATCCTGCTTTCAAATAATTCCAGTATTCCTTTTAGACTGTAATTTCTGATATCAGCTCCAAAAAGCTAGAAAAAACTCTCACCTAGACATAGTGTATAATCCCAAAATGAAGCCATGGAAGAGACTTTAACtttgcttaggaaaaaaaagtgcCTGGATAGATCCCAAAGTCTAAAGAGTCATACTAACTGTTGTCcgtggagggatgaccgtggtcAATGAGCAATCTAGTGGCAGCAGTGGGGTAAGGGcaaggcggggcggggcggggcgggcaggGTTTCTCTAAGTGCTCATGGCTTAGCGCAGACAGGAAGGCTACACGAAGGTAGTGCTTTCTAGCTTGTCGCTATAGTCTGTGGTGCCTAGCCTACCAAAACAGTTTAgaagaggggtggccggatggctcaggtggtgagagcgcaagctctcaacaacaaggttgccggttcgattcccgcatgggacggtaggctgagccccctgcaactaaagattgaaaacggcaactggacttggagctgagcggccctggagaaacacactgttccccaatactccccaatttaaaaaaaaaaaaacagtttagaagaaaaaaatgttttttaattaaaataaaaaaggttagaAGATAcggcattttctctttctttctgcttcattAAAAGTACAGGAATGCTAATTCCAAAAAGCAGTCATCATTTATTAACATAATAAGAGCTactctttatttacaaaatgtcagaggaataaaaacagaatagtCCCTGAAAGACCCCTCCCACGATACCTTTAGAGGGAAAAGAGTATACAGTAAATAAATTCACTGTTTCTTTAGAAATGTAAAAGCTTCCAGAGAACATCTTACCCGTGCCTTATTCACTGGACCATTACAGAAACGATTAGCAACCGAGCAAGGTACCACATGTATAGATAATGAAATCCTTGCTTTTGCAAATGAAGTAACAGAACTAAAATGACCTTTGAAGACCCACTGGTAGAAGATACTGGTAGAATTAAGATCAGAATCAGGTAACAGTCTCCTGGATCTATACTTTCcttactaccaaaaaaaaaaacacaaaaaaacgaaaaaccaTATAAAGTCCTAGGTTCAGTTAtgacacaaataaaattaaataattctgaCAGCATCTATTCAAAGA
The nucleotide sequence above comes from Rhinolophus ferrumequinum isolate MPI-CBG mRhiFer1 chromosome 6, mRhiFer1_v1.p, whole genome shotgun sequence. Encoded proteins:
- the FBXO34 gene encoding F-box only protein 34, whose protein sequence is MHLKPYWKLQKKVQPLEVSKETLRTPTSHQEALKHEKCKASYMKPTAFPSASPGKASSRKPFGILSPNVLCSMSGKSPVENSLNVKTKKNAPSATIHQGEEGEGPLDIWAVVKPGNTREKIAFFAAHQCSNRIGSMKIKSSWDIDGRATKRRKKSGDLKKAKIQLERMREVNSRCYQPEPFACGIEHCSVHYVGDSGDSVYAGRPLSVVQMVAFLEQRASALLASCAKNCSNSPGMVRFSGQSKGVPPASEPFSAPGACEEPTERGNPEVGEPQNEPVRVLDMVARLESECLKRQSQREPGSLSRNNSFRRNVGRVLLANGTQADEGKANKSALEASDTQVNPVGSVSVDCGPSRADNCSLTGGQAWDSAPRGCPSLPAGVSFHRDSAALEPDQQTAVKNSNRYDVEMTEELVESPFPPRTCPQAIELPTDAVDCMSRQLVPLTSRNPDQRRKESVCVSITVSTVEKDQPCSLKSCEDPLPGMLFFLQPGQHQSDCSQLNESTIKESSQDNPLEDAAEGGRASEEKHVSADAFVLPASPVESTLPVLEASSWKKQVSHDFLETRFKIQQLLEPQQYMAFLPHHIMVKIFRLLPTKSLVALKCTCCYFKFIIEYYNIRPADSRWVRDPRYREDPCKQCKKKYVKGDVSLCRWHPKPYCQALPYGPGYWMCCHRSQKGFPGCKLGLHDNHWVPACHSFNRAIHKKTKGTETEEEY